Sequence from the Pagrus major chromosome 15, Pma_NU_1.0 genome:
GGTGCGCTGCATTTTGTCACCTGATGCTATAGCTTGCGTGGAAACACCAGgtgagagtgagggaggaagttggcgactaaacataacatgaataaaacttaatACATTAACTCGTCCACGAACATTTATGCCTGAGtaacatcagatagatttttattatattttattatcagTAATGgttgttgtttaacaatgaagacaacatatcccatgatcccacgctaccTCACAACAACGTCAAACTACACCTCTGTTTTCATTGAAGCATGCAAAAAAAATGGCGCTATGATCCTTTAATGATCCCTTAGGGTTCCCACTTCTTACGGTGAGAATGATAGCTTTACAGGAGTTAGGACACAAGTTACTCCCTACCTACTCTAATCAGAGTAgtcaaacattttacaaaagaGCATGTCAGTTTTCTCAAATGCAGGAAATCTGATTGGGAAATTAAACGACTCCTGTCTGTTGTCTTTTCTCCCAGAGAGGAGTTGCGTCTGGGCCCCGGTCAGCCTGGCAGCTCTTACAAATGCTGCCCAGTCAGTAACGGCACCGCAGGCCGCAGACCAACCCTCATTGAACCAGAACGGCTGAAGGACTTTGGTGAGGAGGAGCTGGTCAACGGGGATGTGAAGGTCTATGACACCAAGGTGGTGGGGTATCCTGAGATCACACTTATGGACCCCCCCAAAACCAGACGAGTCAGCGAGTTCAGGGCCGTCCCCAAACCCCAGTACCTCCGCTTTGAGGACATCAGCGCCGCAGCCTTCAGGATCCAGACAGGGATACAGAAGACACCCTGCACGGTACAGTAGCATAGCATGACCTTCCAGTGTGTGAAGGGATGTGGTGAAAAAGGAAGAGGtgggtgacctctgacctctgttaGGAGAGCAAACACCAGTGGACGGACATATAGGGGATCTGTTTGGATTCTGACAAGGGTTTGATGTAGTGGGGACACATCTATTAATTAGGAATATTATATATGTTGGTCATGTTTAGTTTTTGGAATGAAAATAAGGTATCATCATTAGTCGTCCGGTGAATGCACACCTAAAATTAGGTGCCGTTCATGGCAAAGAGGACCACCAACAATTTAATATCATCACAGACGTTTCAACCAAAGTTGGTCTTGGTTTAAGTGTCACAAGTGTCACATCTTCTATATACTGTGTGTGCAACACCTGGTGGAGAACTACATTCAGTGACATTTATTAATTCAAGAGCTCAGGCACACCTGGTCTCATCACAAATAATTACTgaacattacacaaaaactcATTTCCATAagacatttctgaaaaaaaagggggacaAAAAGTTAATTGTGCctccaaaaatgtttgaatgtctCAGCGACCCAGTTCATAGAAAAGAATGTGTAAGCGTACGATACGTCGATAAGTCTATTTAAATACAAATCATGGTAAAACTATGAATATAAGCAAGAATTTTGAACAGATAAATCAGGACATACTATCATGATTTCCATCCAGTATGATTTCTCTCTGAGTATCAGATTATAAAGATTGCTACctgaaggaaaataaagacacacacctacacattATGTAAAAGCACAATACATTTAccagctgtttttttatattttctattcaatGTAATTTCTctgtatatattattatttgtatcaAACCCATTTTGGCTCATTCTTCAGTCTTTAGCTGCTATTTtgcacacaaaatgaaatgcacGCATGCTGAAATGAATATGTTatcatattttgtgtatttccattcAATATATTGTCAGATTTCATGTCTGCTTTATTCTTAGACATCCTTCTTCACAGCATTTGTTGCCATAAGCACACAGTGTTCATGCTGTGACAAGTCAAGTTTCCTCAAATTACATCAGGGTAAACAAAAGCTGTGTGCACCGAGAAGCATGAATTCATTTTTGATTTCTACAGAAAATGATGATTGGTGTATAAACTCAGTTAACTAAAttagagagattttttttaatctaccGTACAGTTcaattaatttatcattttaaacacCGAGCTGCTTTTAAAACGctgcttcttttcttcttttctgtgtgCAGTACTCCAGACTGTCCAAACAGTACGGGATGGAGATCTACCTGAAGAAGGAACACCTGCACTACACAGGCTctgtgaaggagagaggagtgCTGTACATGCTCACCTCCCTCACACAGGTAACGCAAggcagagcgagagagagacagagagagagagagagaggggggatgatcCCTCCTGTCCGTCAGGTCATAGCTGGTCTGAGcgtgcagacacacacgtgTTAACTGACCATTAGGGCCTACCGACCTGTAGAGTCAGAAATAGTCTGAGTGCAGCTTAGATGGACAGTGGCTCGGAAATAACAGTGAGTACACTGACGGAAATATGATCCTCTTCAGTAAGGCCATGCAAAGATCATCTTTTTGATGAGTATAAAGGGAATTGTGGTGTAATTTTTTAAACACTGGCTCATATCTGGTTATTAAATACAAGTGTAAACGTACCAAGGTGCCACCCACTGGCTTGTGGTTTTGAAGcctcgagtttggcattacGGTCGTCACCATCTTAGTTTTTTGGCGCCTCTGTCTGAAGGTTCCAAAATTCACCTATTAGTATCTAGTAAGCTTGATAATTTGCttgttattatatatattatctCCAAAAATCTAAATGGAGACTAACAATTTACCAAGAAACATTCCTGCACATAACATTTCTCATTGGCCTTCACTGAAAATCTTGATGCTGTGTTGACATATTTATGATGTATGAGTATACGTATGTCAAGCCtgtgtttctctccctccaggagcagcagaggaagggTGTGATCGTGGCCACCGACTGTAACTTCTCCATGGCCGTAGCTCACCATGCAGTAGAGCTGAAGATCCCGGTGTTTGTCATCATGCCGTCATGCTGCTCCTCGCCTCGCCTCAGGATCTACAGAGACTACGGCGCCATGGTCATCTCCTACGGAAGCACCGGTCACGACTCCCAGAACCACGCCCGCCATCTGGCCAGAGAGAACGGATACCTCTTCCTGGAAGAGTCAGTCCCACTAATACTgcctttaatatttcatacaCAGCTCACAATACATCTGTCTGTAGACTTACTGCACTGCCACCAACACTGATATAGTGATGGAAGTCAACTCTTATGGGTTAGTAATGTTATTAAACAGAATTAGAAAATGCACGCTCATTAACCACTTGTTTAAATACAGTTCCCTGCCACATTTCTGGTATGGCATGTCAAAAAGTAGAGTCGGGGTTCTGCCCTAACTTCACCACTCACTTGCGTCAGTGCCAGTTGTGGCTGAAGACTGCAAAAttgacgaaaaaaaaaaaaggtgttgcAGGTGTGAACTCTGTGacctcatctctgcttgaggctacattagccgTTACCGGcactcagatcaaactgtgaGTATTCACCTCACACAGCGGCagttttcctctgatgtcacactcAGGGTGAGAAGCTCAGATGTTATAGGcctcctgctgtgtttcaggttgCAGTTCATATATACATAGGGAATCTGACATATTTGAATAATATTACCACCTCCTGattaatcagcaactgaaaagacaatggatagtgagGTCATATTTCACGGTAAAACaccatattacatattattagGTCACTGGTGTTAGCAGTCAGCCACTTGGTATCTTCTTAAAGATGTGTTGTCTTAACTTGAAGCATGACCTGGGTTTTCAGTTTCTGATCAATCAGGAATCGGTGACATGATAATGTTTAGTCAGATTTCCCACATTTATACAACGTGcaacctgaaacacagcagtgagACATTTGAGACTCCCACCCTGAATTTGAAGTCAGAGCGAAATGGCCGGTGCGTTTTTTAATTTGTACGAAGAAGatttaataaatgtatcatGTTTCACTTAAAATCTCTAACTTTTCTACTGCAAAGTACATGATTCAATCCATGAATGGTATATGTTCACACTAAGGAGCTATTTCATGCAACTACAGCCAGTGCacgcatttttttttttacaacaaattAGAGTGCATAACTTTACTTCTTTCAATTGTTGAGGTAAACTCTGCTGCCTTTGTGCACAGTGCAGAGATGAGAGTGGATGTAACAAAAGAAACCTTCTGAACGAGGTCATCAGGTTACTCTGGAGCCTTTCGCCTCATGCATTCCTTCTTTTCGTCTGTGTTGTCTGATGTGCAGAGAGGAGAGTGCAGCGTACCTGGCAGGACTGGGCACTGTGGGCATGGAGATCTACGAGCAAGTACCCAAACTGGACGCAGTGGTGGTCCCTGCAGCTGGACAGTATGGTCTGCTGGCTGGTACAGCTGCGGCCGTCAAACACCTCAACTCACGAATTCTCGTCATAGTAAGTTAGATTGTAGCAATTCATGCGTTTTTTCACTATAAACTGAACTTCAGTACCGACAGTGTAGAGGATGAGCTGATTTCTAGCCTCTGTCTCACCTCGTCTCTCAGTGCTGTTAGTGCCGTTTCCTCAAATAAAGTCATATTTCCCATGAACCCTTCCATCTTATTGCTACTTGCCTCCTACATCTCCCCGGTGTTTATCAgagtgtgtttttcattctgcTTGGATTCCCTTAACAAGATAAATGTATTTGAAGTGTTTTCCCTTGTTCTAATATCTGCCCACAGCTGAAACCTTGACAGCTTTAGCTCTGTTTACCGGAGGAGCAGAACAACCCTGTGCTTCTATTTTCAATCATGAATAAATATCCCTGTGTACGTTGAAGCAATCAATCAGATTTACTGCCAAGTCTGACCCAGTAGTGATCGTTATAAAATGCAACCCAGAGGCTGATTAATGCTACCAGTCTACATAGACTTATTTAGATCACCATTAGCTACTGTAAGAATATCAGGAACTAAATGGACTTTCTTCACAGGGAATTGAACCAGAAGGTTTCCCTCTGCTGCTACAATCTCTGAAAACTGACAATCCAATCAAAGACATCCACAGCAACCCCAATAAGAAACTTTATGGAGGTAAAGTTATTAGTCAGTAGACATGTGAGACAGAACTGTCATGTGAGTGTTGAGTAAACGTCATCGTTATCCAGTTAGAAGCTCACATTGCTTTGTAAGTTTCtcttctgcagcagctgaacatCTGTCGATCTCCTGTCTGTTCACAGATCTCATGGAGCGTTCGCTGGGCGTGAACACCTTCCAGCTGGCAAAGAAACTAGTAGATAGAGTCATCTCCGTCAGGTACTGCATCTCCACAGCGCACTTACGCTTTCAAGCTTCATTTGAATGGTTTTACTCAGAAATGAGATATCCATTATGTGTTAAAATTCAGATTATAAGccctttttacattttgaaacattgACTGCTGAATTCCTGGGTTATTCGGGGTGTTTTTAACCATGTTTTCTAAGAGGGGAATTTACTTGACATGTCTCTTTTCCTCTGCCTCACAGTGAGGAGGACTCTTTGGTGGCGATGCTGCGGTTTCAGGAGTTTGAACGCTCCACTGTGGACACAGAGGGAGCCATGGGACTGGCTGCCATCTTGGCAGGACAACTACCGGAGCTGAGAGGCAAAAAGTGGGTCAGACACGTGAATGTGACTGTTCCTGACTTTGCCCTGTGGGGAAATTCTCGTGTCTGTCTTTCTAAAAGGTCAAAAGTCAGGAGCAGACAGGACAAATTATAGTTAAAGCACTGCTCTTCGTGTTTCTAGAAGGACCAGAGTCTCCTTGTGTGGCctctttttttatgtaaaaaacacaagtaacattttaaatgtaatccTAGCTGT
This genomic interval carries:
- the LOC141009452 gene encoding L-threonine ammonia-lyase-like, with amino-acid sequence MNFAAQLFYSSYLSERLERLYSPRPAIKDTEENDPFWQREELRLGPGQPGSSYKCCPVSNGTAGRRPTLIEPERLKDFGEEELVNGDVKVYDTKVVGYPEITLMDPPKTRRVSEFRAVPKPQYLRFEDISAAAFRIQTGIQKTPCTYSRLSKQYGMEIYLKKEHLHYTGSVKERGVLYMLTSLTQEQQRKGVIVATDCNFSMAVAHHAVELKIPVFVIMPSCCSSPRLRIYRDYGAMVISYGSTGHDSQNHARHLARENGYLFLEEEESAAYLAGLGTVGMEIYEQVPKLDAVVVPAAGQYGLLAGTAAAVKHLNSRILVIGIEPEGFPLLLQSLKTDNPIKDIHSNPNKKLYGDLMERSLGVNTFQLAKKLVDRVISVSEEDSLVAMLRFQEFERSTVDTEGAMGLAAILAGQLPELRGKKVAVVVSSANMELELVRQCVERALVLDDRVSKFSVQLGEWPGDMAKLLDVLSREDVRLLDVCHRRQSDKSNLFTAKVECVVETRDKTQSAQLRKTLSERYPSICWLDR